The following proteins are co-located in the Rippkaea orientalis PCC 8801 genome:
- a CDS encoding aspartyl protease family protein, whose translation MFSNVKTSNNQEIGRIIATVTITNRIDQADLERGMITPDRVRSITLDNVLIDTGATTLCLPSEAIAQLGLELLREVDVATATGLTKARIFQDAKISLLGREGTFDCLELPGGSNPLLGVIPLEALGIELDLKNQKLVLLPMNSTETYLTIL comes from the coding sequence ATGTTTAGCAATGTAAAAACTTCAAATAATCAAGAAATAGGTAGAATTATCGCAACTGTTACCATAACTAACCGTATTGACCAAGCAGACTTAGAACGGGGAATGATTACCCCTGATCGCGTTCGTTCCATTACCCTAGATAATGTTTTAATTGATACTGGGGCAACTACTCTTTGTTTACCGTCAGAAGCGATCGCCCAACTCGGTTTAGAATTACTTAGAGAAGTCGATGTGGCAACGGCAACAGGACTCACTAAAGCCCGAATTTTTCAAGATGCCAAGATTTCTTTATTAGGACGAGAAGGAACCTTTGACTGTTTAGAATTACCAGGGGGTAGCAATCCTTTATTAGGAGTCATTCCCTTAGAAGCATTAGGGATAGAATTGGATCTGAAAAATCAAAAATTAGTCCTTTTACCCATGAACTCCACAGAAACCTATCTAACCATTCTCTAA
- a CDS encoding DUF262 domain-containing protein encodes MATLNFNTTNSTFRQLLANGLTYHVPPFQRDYSWTDDEWDDLWQDILGLFEKDGESSHYMGYLVLQSSDNKHFDIIDGQQRITTISIMILAGLSYLQDLVEANLDADRNTQRKEQLQNSYIGYVNPVTLISQSKLELNRHNNRFYQTYLVTLGPIPRRGLNASEHLLRKAFSWFKERFKTKLGKQLDSGQQFAALIDSLVDKLFFTVITVTDELNAFKVFETLNARGVRLSATDLLKNYLFSVISSAQTHENELKALEDTWERIVGLLGSESFPEFLRVFWNSRHKLVRKSDLFKTIRRNINKREKAFTLVRDLDYCAAIYTALRDPQDTIWNPQEKQALRQLQMFNVRQPLGILMSCYQQFFEAQRDCFTKILRAIAVISFRYNVICSLPSNEQERLYNKIAVNISNRTYRNYGDILMALREVYPEDQSFKASFSEKELPTTNSRNNKVVRYILFEIEKQRSGKDFDFESATYNLEHILPQNPSKEWDYIDEAKQDRLIYRLGNITPLETKLNKQLGNSDYSQKRSIYQQSDFKITQAIAEHYDTWNDQKIESRQQQLAKLAVGIWRIDFGQ; translated from the coding sequence ATGGCAACGCTCAATTTTAATACAACTAATTCAACCTTTCGCCAACTTCTGGCCAATGGACTTACCTATCATGTACCTCCCTTTCAGCGAGATTATTCTTGGACAGACGATGAGTGGGATGATCTCTGGCAAGATATTTTAGGGTTGTTTGAAAAAGATGGTGAATCTAGTCATTATATGGGTTATTTAGTCCTACAATCTTCCGATAATAAGCACTTTGATATTATTGATGGTCAACAACGAATCACAACAATTAGTATTATGATTCTAGCGGGTTTATCCTATTTACAAGATCTCGTAGAAGCTAATCTTGATGCTGATAGAAATACCCAACGCAAAGAACAATTACAAAATAGTTATATTGGTTATGTTAATCCCGTGACTTTAATTTCTCAGTCTAAATTAGAACTAAACCGTCATAACAATCGTTTTTATCAAACTTATCTTGTTACCCTTGGACCCATACCTCGTCGTGGACTCAATGCCTCAGAACATCTTTTACGCAAGGCTTTTAGCTGGTTTAAGGAACGTTTCAAAACTAAATTAGGTAAACAACTCGATAGTGGACAGCAATTTGCTGCTTTAATTGATTCTTTAGTCGATAAGCTATTTTTTACGGTAATTACTGTTACTGATGAATTAAACGCTTTTAAAGTCTTTGAAACCCTTAATGCGCGTGGAGTAAGGTTATCAGCGACTGATTTACTCAAAAATTATCTGTTTTCAGTGATTAGTTCTGCCCAAACCCATGAAAATGAATTAAAAGCCCTTGAAGATACTTGGGAACGAATTGTCGGGTTACTTGGAAGCGAAAGTTTTCCGGAATTTTTACGAGTGTTTTGGAATAGTCGTCATAAACTTGTGCGTAAGTCAGATCTGTTTAAAACCATTCGCCGTAATATTAATAAGCGTGAAAAAGCTTTTACTTTAGTTAGAGATTTAGATTATTGCGCCGCTATTTATACGGCTTTAAGAGATCCCCAAGATACTATCTGGAACCCACAAGAAAAACAAGCCTTAAGACAGTTACAAATGTTTAATGTTCGTCAACCCTTGGGAATACTGATGTCTTGTTATCAACAATTTTTTGAAGCCCAACGGGACTGTTTTACAAAAATTTTACGGGCGATCGCGGTTATCTCATTTCGATATAATGTTATTTGTAGCTTACCGAGTAATGAGCAAGAACGATTATATAATAAGATTGCTGTGAATATTTCTAATAGAACTTACCGTAACTATGGCGATATTTTGATGGCTTTGAGGGAGGTTTATCCAGAGGATCAGTCTTTTAAAGCGTCCTTCTCAGAAAAGGAATTACCAACGACTAACAGTCGTAATAATAAAGTGGTACGTTATATTCTTTTTGAAATTGAAAAACAACGGTCTGGTAAGGATTTTGATTTTGAAAGTGCGACTTATAATTTAGAGCATATTTTACCACAAAATCCCTCGAAAGAGTGGGATTATATCGATGAAGCTAAACAAGATCGTCTGATTTATCGTTTGGGAAATATCACACCTCTTGAAACGAAATTGAATAAGCAATTAGGAAATAGTGATTATTCCCAAAAACGTTCTATTTATCAACAAAGTGATTTTAAAATAACTCAAGCGATCGCAGAACATTATGATACTTGGAATGACCAAAAAATTGAGTCTCGACAACAACAGTTAGCCAAGCTTGCTGTTGGTATTTGGCGGATTGATTTTGGACAGTAA
- the moaC gene encoding cyclic pyranopterin monophosphate synthase MoaC, which yields MSNPSQSNLSHINSQGEAQMVDVSQKTPTHRQAIAAGQIRMSQATFAAIQVGNTPKGDVLGTAKLAGIMAAKQTANLIPLCHPLPLQKIEVNLIPDENLPGYQIRATVITKAETGVEMEALTAVSVAALTLYDMAKALEKSMQIENIRLLSKTGGKSGDYFA from the coding sequence ATGTCAAACCCTTCTCAATCTAATTTATCTCATATTAATTCCCAAGGCGAAGCGCAAATGGTTGATGTTTCCCAGAAAACGCCAACCCATCGTCAAGCGATCGCAGCAGGACAAATACGCATGAGTCAGGCAACATTTGCAGCAATTCAAGTTGGCAATACTCCCAAAGGAGACGTATTAGGAACTGCCAAATTAGCGGGAATTATGGCAGCAAAACAGACAGCAAACTTGATTCCTTTGTGTCATCCTTTACCTCTCCAGAAAATTGAAGTTAACCTCATTCCTGATGAAAATTTACCAGGGTATCAAATTCGCGCCACTGTTATTACTAAAGCGGAAACTGGGGTAGAAATGGAGGCATTAACGGCGGTTTCTGTAGCTGCTTTAACCCTCTATGATATGGCGAAAGCCTTGGAAAAATCGATGCAAATTGAAAATATTCGACTTTTAAGTAAAACGGGAGGAAAATCAGGAGATTATTTTGCTTAG
- a CDS encoding NAD(P)/FAD-dependent oxidoreductase: MTKNLTKNIPKVVIIGGGFGGLYTAQDLKNAPVEVTLIDKRNFHLFQPLLYQVATGVLSPADIASPLRLVLRQHKNTKVLLDEVTDIDPDSKQVLLKGHEPIPYDILVVATGVSHHYFGNDQWSTIAPGLKTIEDALEIRRRIFIAFEAAEKESDPVKRQAWLTFVIIGGGPTGVELAGAIAEIAHSAMKGDFRSIDTSQAKILLIEGLDRLLPPYPPELSAKAERDLTELGVTVQTQAMVTDINDHIVTVKQGEQLKQIASRTILWAAGVKASNLGQILAQHTGCECDRVGRVLVETDLSIPGYPDVFVIGDLANFPHQGDKPLPGVAPVAMQEGGYVAKLIQKRLKGETLPPFHYKDFGSLAVIGQNKAVVNLGFAQFSGFLAWVLWVWAHIYYLIEFDNKLIVMLQWGWNYFTQGRGARLITGEGARISEPEILLEEPKTVTSVTH, translated from the coding sequence ATGACTAAGAATCTTACAAAAAATATCCCTAAAGTTGTGATCATTGGGGGAGGATTTGGCGGATTATATACAGCCCAAGATCTGAAAAATGCCCCTGTTGAAGTTACTTTAATTGATAAACGGAATTTCCATCTTTTTCAGCCCCTTTTATACCAAGTTGCCACAGGAGTCCTTTCTCCTGCCGATATTGCCTCTCCTTTACGCCTCGTCTTGCGTCAGCATAAGAACACCAAAGTCTTGCTAGATGAAGTTACCGACATTGATCCCGACAGCAAGCAAGTTCTCCTCAAAGGGCACGAACCCATTCCCTACGATATCCTTGTAGTCGCCACGGGGGTCAGTCATCATTACTTTGGAAACGATCAATGGAGTACTATCGCCCCAGGATTAAAAACCATCGAAGATGCCTTAGAAATTCGCCGTCGCATCTTTATAGCTTTTGAAGCAGCCGAAAAAGAAAGTGATCCCGTGAAACGCCAAGCTTGGCTAACCTTTGTGATTATTGGAGGCGGTCCCACGGGGGTAGAATTGGCCGGGGCGATCGCAGAAATTGCCCACAGTGCCATGAAAGGGGATTTCCGTAGCATTGACACCAGCCAAGCCAAAATTTTACTCATTGAAGGACTTGATCGCCTCCTTCCTCCCTATCCCCCGGAATTATCAGCCAAAGCAGAAAGAGATCTCACCGAGTTGGGGGTAACGGTACAAACCCAAGCGATGGTCACGGATATCAACGATCATATCGTGACGGTCAAACAGGGCGAACAACTCAAACAAATTGCCTCGCGTACCATTTTATGGGCAGCCGGGGTCAAAGCCTCGAATTTGGGGCAGATTTTAGCTCAACATACCGGGTGTGAATGCGATCGCGTCGGACGAGTGTTGGTAGAAACGGATCTCAGTATTCCAGGCTATCCTGATGTCTTTGTCATTGGGGACTTAGCGAACTTTCCCCACCAAGGAGATAAACCCTTACCGGGGGTTGCTCCCGTAGCGATGCAAGAGGGAGGTTATGTCGCTAAATTAATTCAAAAACGCCTCAAAGGAGAAACTTTGCCGCCTTTCCATTACAAAGACTTTGGTAGTTTAGCAGTGATTGGTCAGAATAAAGCGGTTGTGAATTTGGGGTTTGCTCAATTTTCTGGGTTTCTTGCTTGGGTTCTCTGGGTTTGGGCGCATATTTATTATCTCATTGAATTTGATAATAAATTAATCGTCATGTTGCAATGGGGTTGGAATTACTTTACCCAAGGTCGGGGAGCTCGTTTAATTACTGGCGAAGGTGCAAGAATTAGTGAACCCGAAATACTTCTAGAAGAACCGAAAACAGTGACTTCAGTGACCCATTAA
- the pta gene encoding phosphate acetyltransferase — MTNSLYIATTEGKTGKSLISLGIMELLLRKTTRVGFFRPIIQDPIDHQPDQHLNLILSHFNLPQSYEESYGLPYSEVSNLMGHQNLDEILEIIITKYKKLEETCDFILCEGSDYLKESSAFEFDINAKIAKNLGCSILILGNGYQKSVEEAIAPIEIAVDTYREKQCPIIGIIINKADQSQLKPLKNVLEKDYKNTNYLLSIIPYDKKLGSPRIREIAQQLNAQILYGRDRLDNLVFNYLVAAMQMQHAISQFDENCLVVTPSDRGDVIIGTLQAHQSTNYPNLAGILLTTEYQLEQSIAQLISGLTDPLPILWVNSYTYPTVSDLKAVYSSLIPEDTEKIDWSIDLFDQFVNLMTLEKQISTIEVKGITPKMFTYNLIQQAKTQKRHIVLPEGNEPRILKAAEVLLSKNIVDLTLLGQKKEIERIVKTNNIQLDIQQLTIINPIESAKFDDYVQTFYDLRKHKGATLETAHDCIMDVSYFGTMMVYKGDADGMVSGAIHTTSHTIRPALQIIKTQPDISLVSSVFFMCLNHNVLVYGDCAVNPNPTAEELAEIAITSAETAKTFDITPKVALLSYSSGESGQGEEVEKVRKAAQISQKRRQDLAIEGPIQYDAAIDPQVAAQKMPNSRVAGQATVFIFPDLNTGNNTYKAVQRATGAIAIGPILQGLKKPVNDLSRGCTVGDIINTVVITAIQSQIHLTGRMGNGQ, encoded by the coding sequence ATGACTAATTCACTATACATTGCTACGACAGAAGGAAAAACGGGTAAATCCTTAATTTCACTAGGAATTATGGAACTCCTCCTGAGAAAAACCACGAGAGTTGGTTTTTTTAGACCCATTATTCAAGATCCCATCGACCATCAACCCGATCAACATCTCAATTTAATTCTCTCCCATTTTAACCTTCCTCAAAGCTATGAAGAGTCCTATGGATTACCCTATTCAGAAGTGAGTAACCTCATGGGACATCAAAACCTTGATGAAATTCTAGAAATTATTATTACTAAATACAAAAAACTCGAAGAAACCTGTGATTTTATCCTCTGTGAAGGATCTGATTATCTTAAAGAAAGTTCTGCCTTTGAATTTGATATTAATGCAAAAATTGCTAAAAATTTAGGCTGTTCTATTTTAATCCTAGGGAATGGTTATCAAAAATCTGTAGAAGAAGCGATCGCCCCCATTGAAATTGCTGTGGATACCTATCGAGAAAAACAATGCCCCATTATTGGAATTATCATCAATAAAGCCGATCAAAGTCAACTTAAACCCTTAAAAAATGTCCTAGAAAAAGATTATAAAAATACTAACTATTTACTCTCAATTATCCCCTACGACAAAAAATTAGGAAGTCCTAGAATTAGAGAAATTGCCCAACAATTAAACGCGCAAATTCTTTACGGACGCGATCGCTTAGATAACCTTGTTTTTAATTATCTCGTCGCAGCGATGCAAATGCAACACGCGATCAGCCAATTTGATGAAAACTGTCTAGTTGTTACCCCCTCAGACCGAGGAGACGTGATTATTGGGACGCTACAGGCACATCAATCCACCAATTACCCCAATTTAGCCGGAATACTGCTAACAACCGAATATCAACTCGAACAGTCCATCGCGCAGCTAATTAGTGGGCTCACCGATCCTTTGCCTATTTTGTGGGTTAATAGTTATACCTATCCTACCGTATCCGACCTCAAAGCAGTCTATAGTTCCCTTATCCCCGAAGACACCGAAAAAATCGATTGGAGTATCGATCTTTTTGATCAATTTGTGAACTTAATGACCCTAGAAAAACAAATTAGTACAATAGAGGTCAAGGGAATAACCCCCAAAATGTTTACCTATAACCTCATTCAACAAGCGAAGACCCAAAAACGTCATATTGTTCTCCCCGAAGGAAACGAACCCCGCATCCTTAAAGCAGCCGAAGTTTTACTCTCCAAAAATATTGTTGATCTTACCCTTTTGGGGCAAAAAAAAGAAATTGAAAGAATAGTTAAAACTAATAACATACAACTAGATATTCAGCAATTAACTATTATTAATCCCATCGAATCTGCAAAATTTGATGACTATGTTCAGACCTTTTATGACCTCAGAAAACATAAAGGGGCTACCCTAGAAACTGCCCACGACTGCATCATGGATGTGTCTTATTTTGGCACAATGATGGTCTATAAAGGAGACGCAGATGGGATGGTATCGGGTGCAATTCATACCACTAGCCACACCATTCGACCTGCCTTACAAATTATTAAAACACAACCCGATATTTCTTTAGTTTCCTCCGTCTTTTTTATGTGTCTTAATCACAATGTGTTAGTGTATGGAGATTGTGCCGTTAATCCTAACCCCACTGCTGAAGAATTAGCCGAAATTGCCATCACTTCTGCCGAAACTGCCAAAACTTTCGATATTACTCCAAAAGTCGCTTTATTGTCCTATTCTTCAGGGGAGTCTGGACAGGGAGAAGAGGTAGAAAAAGTCAGAAAAGCGGCGCAAATTTCCCAAAAACGCCGTCAAGATTTAGCCATCGAAGGACCGATCCAATATGATGCAGCGATTGATCCCCAAGTCGCTGCACAAAAAATGCCTAATTCTAGGGTAGCAGGACAGGCTACGGTGTTTATTTTTCCTGACTTAAATACCGGAAATAATACCTATAAAGCGGTACAAAGGGCAACCGGGGCGATCGCGATCGGACCCATTCTTCAAGGGTTAAAAAAACCTGTTAATGACCTCAGTCGAGGTTGTACGGTAGGCGATATTATTAATACAGTAGTTATCACTGCAATTCAATCACAAATCCATCTGACAGGGAGAATGGGGAATGGGCAATAG
- a CDS encoding class I SAM-dependent methyltransferase: MKDAIEAQYIHGYGFEERDRLIRQAYYWKDSLILKDLALEKNKKLLEIGCGVGAVLGILGKHYPDLSLAGIDLESYQINSARDYLEELGLYKVDLRQGNINNLPWDDHQFDYVYGIWILEHINDPLPCLKEVYRVLKPGGKIILTETDLKTLLVYPDTPELNYLNQGLWDLFVKNGNPYIGRRLGQILEEVGFQNVENKGLGFNFWNQELRLFVDYLNEWLPPTIPQMVEQLGLDKNTLEAGLNYWQNVPSLPSSVASAVVYRAQGWK, from the coding sequence ATGAAAGACGCAATTGAAGCACAGTATATCCATGGCTATGGTTTTGAGGAAAGAGATCGTCTCATTAGGCAAGCCTACTATTGGAAAGATTCTCTTATTTTAAAAGATCTTGCCTTAGAAAAAAACAAAAAATTATTAGAAATAGGTTGCGGGGTTGGAGCGGTTTTAGGAATTTTAGGAAAACACTATCCAGACCTAAGCTTAGCAGGAATTGATCTAGAATCTTATCAAATTAATTCAGCGCGGGATTATCTTGAGGAATTAGGTTTATACAAGGTTGATTTACGCCAAGGAAATATTAATAATTTACCTTGGGATGATCATCAGTTTGATTATGTTTATGGGATTTGGATATTAGAACATATTAACGATCCCTTACCTTGTTTAAAAGAAGTTTATCGGGTGCTTAAACCAGGAGGAAAAATCATCCTCACTGAAACCGATTTAAAAACCTTATTAGTCTATCCTGATACGCCTGAGTTAAACTATCTCAATCAAGGGTTGTGGGATTTATTTGTGAAAAATGGCAACCCTTATATTGGCAGAAGACTAGGACAAATCCTTGAAGAAGTTGGATTTCAAAACGTCGAAAATAAAGGGTTAGGATTTAATTTTTGGAATCAAGAGTTACGGCTTTTTGTTGATTATCTCAATGAATGGTTGCCCCCGACAATTCCCCAAATGGTTGAACAGTTAGGGTTAGATAAAAATACCCTAGAAGCGGGTTTAAACTATTGGCAAAACGTGCCAAGTCTTCCGTCAAGTGTGGCTAGTGCAGTGGTTTATCGTGCCCAGGGATGGAAATGA
- a CDS encoding peroxiredoxin-like family protein: MLKTYEILNNSQRLRIKDGEIVPILSSCAEANKLLILIWSQLGDFDSLEYAWWIQRDLKQLEQQGIFVRAIGIGNRNSGLKFCEYTGFNPDWLFVDPQAEIHQQLGLYSGLSWKFPMLSTGQNAWVNLMLMCAGIGSPKTLSEVFRGYLGDRSAPQLIDNDEVIHAKPLPPLKGSFFNLAGGKGFQRPFELATLRLRNMTEVLSNWTTYVPNSAYLTQRGATFLFNSQGELLYEHRDQGILGFAKNMSNPLSFLTLE, from the coding sequence ATGCTCAAGACGTATGAGATTTTAAATAACAGCCAACGATTAAGAATTAAGGATGGAGAAATTGTCCCTATTTTAAGCAGTTGTGCAGAGGCCAATAAACTGCTGATTTTGATTTGGTCACAACTGGGAGATTTTGATAGTCTTGAATATGCTTGGTGGATACAAAGAGACTTAAAACAACTCGAACAGCAAGGAATTTTTGTTCGCGCTATTGGTATTGGAAATCGCAATTCTGGACTAAAATTTTGTGAGTATACAGGGTTTAATCCAGATTGGTTATTTGTTGATCCCCAAGCCGAAATTCATCAGCAATTGGGATTATATTCGGGGTTATCTTGGAAGTTTCCGATGCTTTCTACGGGGCAAAATGCTTGGGTTAATTTAATGTTAATGTGTGCTGGAATTGGTAGTCCAAAAACGCTGTCTGAAGTGTTTCGCGGTTATTTAGGCGATCGCAGTGCACCCCAATTAATTGATAATGATGAAGTGATTCATGCAAAACCCTTACCTCCGTTAAAAGGATCGTTTTTTAATCTAGCAGGAGGAAAGGGGTTTCAGCGTCCCTTTGAATTAGCAACTTTACGCTTAAGAAATATGACAGAAGTGTTGAGTAACTGGACAACTTATGTTCCTAATTCTGCTTATTTAACACAACGCGGAGCAACTTTTTTGTTTAATTCTCAAGGCGAATTACTCTATGAACACCGCGATCAAGGTATTCTTGGATTTGCCAAAAATATGAGTAATCCTTTATCCTTTTTAACACTAGAATAA
- a CDS encoding DUF3181 family protein, translating to MANSNTTQAIEALAAEIGENIYIDVAKWHLYLTEAHLHTTVAEQVYPLIENNELNEDAILSILRQIQVPLGGGRLKVALLELLPMQCQVSLIDLLEEYQRNR from the coding sequence ATGGCTAATTCCAATACCACCCAAGCAATTGAAGCCCTCGCCGCCGAAATTGGCGAAAATATTTATATTGATGTGGCTAAATGGCATCTTTATCTCACGGAAGCACATTTACATACTACCGTTGCTGAACAAGTCTATCCCTTGATAGAAAATAATGAATTAAATGAAGATGCTATCCTTTCTATTTTGCGTCAAATTCAGGTTCCGTTAGGGGGAGGAAGACTCAAAGTTGCCCTACTCGAATTATTACCAATGCAATGTCAAGTGAGTTTAATTGACTTACTCGAAGAATATCAACGCAACCGATAA
- a CDS encoding bifunctional serine/threonine-protein kinase/ABC transporter substrate-binding protein, with protein MSLNPGDIFHQHYKIISQLGVGGFGRTYQAQDLANPKHPLCVVKEIIQPQSSDPKILQEVEKRFLREGKTLARLGEHPQIPRLFEYFSENNKFYLIQEYIDGHDLSQEIGTGCLPLSETEVKQLLQDTLEVLSFVHQQHIIHRDIKPSNLRRRKKDGKIVLLDFGAVKEIGTMAATYSEASGGTIAIGTPGYMSAEQQSGQPQLNSDLYSLGMICIQGLTGVHPRALPTDPSTGDVIWRYATADRPIMSISPELERILMRMVRYMFSDRYYSAVEALEDLRQMDNSSLTHPQNYQPTLAPPTVNSLPQKRRGSPQIWWGIGVTSLLLGMGIIITLIPKTCAKVIGDNLSCGEEILSKSIALPEKQEGVKSYLNGRYQEAVEWLEKARKKELKDPETLIYLNNARLKVDGIPFYTIAVAIPLGNPADGGDSGKEILRGVAQLQTAINSDRGINGHGLRVVISDDFNDTGRAKNIAEKLSNQGQVLGVVGHYTSDSTRSVLPIYEMNNLLLISPTSTAESLTENHPLFFRTIPRDRVNAEALVDYLYDVAKQKKAMVFYNPNSAYSRSLHERFLIRFDEKGGQVVKQFDLSNPIFNAEEAIRQGENRQGTSIVLFPDAKSNPYAFPNALKVIRANQGRYLMVGGDSLYTTDILQERELSNGLVVAISWHYLSSSNQFFAKEAKKMWDGNISSRTAMSYDAALVMAIALKEKPKLDIIQKLQSIFNPNIERNALYKSLKRPNFETKGATGKISFELSGDRAEKVVELVKVVPSKCSPYGYMFVLAKYKSAQEAGITCN; from the coding sequence ATGTCGTTGAATCCAGGGGATATTTTCCATCAACACTATAAAATCATCAGTCAATTAGGGGTAGGTGGGTTTGGTAGAACCTATCAAGCACAAGATCTTGCTAACCCAAAACATCCTCTATGTGTCGTTAAAGAAATTATTCAACCCCAATCATCCGATCCGAAAATCTTACAAGAGGTGGAAAAACGATTTCTGCGAGAAGGAAAAACCTTAGCGCGACTGGGAGAACATCCCCAAATTCCTAGACTTTTTGAATATTTTAGCGAAAATAATAAATTTTACTTAATTCAAGAATATATTGACGGACACGATCTCTCTCAAGAAATTGGAACAGGATGTTTACCTTTAAGTGAAACAGAGGTCAAACAACTGCTACAAGATACCCTTGAGGTACTTTCTTTTGTTCATCAACAACACATCATTCATCGGGATATTAAACCTTCTAATCTCAGAAGACGCAAAAAAGACGGCAAAATTGTTCTCCTGGATTTTGGTGCGGTTAAAGAAATTGGGACGATGGCCGCTACCTACTCAGAAGCATCAGGGGGAACCATCGCCATTGGAACCCCTGGCTATATGTCCGCAGAACAACAAAGTGGTCAGCCTCAACTCAATAGCGATCTCTATAGCTTGGGGATGATTTGCATTCAGGGGTTAACTGGGGTACATCCAAGAGCATTACCCACCGACCCCAGTACAGGGGACGTTATCTGGCGTTATGCCACAGCAGATCGGCCAATTATGAGTATAAGTCCAGAATTAGAGCGTATTTTGATGAGAATGGTGCGCTATATGTTTAGCGATCGCTATTACTCGGCCGTTGAAGCACTAGAAGATCTCCGTCAGATGGATAATTCTAGCTTGACTCACCCCCAAAACTATCAACCTACGCTTGCACCTCCTACGGTTAATTCTTTGCCGCAAAAACGCCGAGGTTCTCCGCAAATTTGGTGGGGAATTGGCGTAACTTCTTTATTATTAGGAATGGGGATAATTATCACTCTAATTCCGAAAACTTGCGCTAAAGTTATCGGAGATAACCTCAGTTGTGGTGAAGAAATTTTAAGTAAAAGTATTGCTTTACCTGAAAAACAAGAGGGGGTTAAGTCCTATCTCAATGGACGTTATCAAGAAGCAGTAGAATGGCTAGAAAAAGCGAGAAAAAAAGAACTTAAAGACCCAGAAACTCTCATTTATTTGAATAATGCTCGCTTAAAAGTTGACGGTATTCCCTTTTATACAATTGCCGTAGCTATACCGTTAGGAAATCCGGCTGATGGAGGAGATTCTGGCAAAGAAATTTTGCGCGGAGTGGCTCAACTACAAACAGCGATTAATAGCGATCGCGGCATTAATGGTCATGGGTTAAGAGTAGTGATTTCCGATGATTTTAATGATACAGGAAGGGCGAAAAATATTGCCGAAAAATTATCTAATCAAGGGCAAGTTTTAGGGGTTGTTGGACATTATACCAGTGATAGTACCCGTTCGGTTTTACCCATCTATGAAATGAATAATTTATTATTGATTTCCCCCACCAGTACAGCCGAGAGTTTAACCGAAAATCACCCTTTATTTTTTCGGACAATTCCCCGTGATAGAGTCAATGCTGAAGCGTTAGTCGATTATCTCTATGATGTAGCTAAACAGAAAAAAGCTATGGTTTTTTATAACCCCAATAGTGCCTATAGTCGTTCTTTACATGAGCGTTTCTTAATTCGATTTGATGAAAAAGGGGGACAAGTTGTTAAACAATTTGATCTCTCTAATCCGATTTTTAATGCAGAAGAAGCTATTCGTCAAGGAGAAAATCGTCAAGGAACCAGTATCGTTTTATTTCCTGATGCTAAATCTAACCCCTATGCTTTTCCTAACGCATTGAAAGTTATTAGAGCCAATCAAGGAAGATATTTAATGGTAGGAGGAGATAGTCTTTATACCACTGATATCCTGCAAGAACGAGAGTTGAGTAATGGCTTAGTTGTGGCCATTTCTTGGCATTATTTATCCAGTTCTAATCAATTTTTTGCCAAAGAAGCTAAGAAAATGTGGGACGGAAATATTAGTAGTAGAACCGCTATGTCCTATGATGCAGCTTTAGTTATGGCAATAGCCTTAAAAGAGAAACCCAAGTTAGATATTATTCAAAAATTACAATCGATTTTTAACCCTAATATTGAACGCAATGCACTTTATAAAAGTTTAAAACGTCCTAACTTTGAAACTAAAGGAGCAACCGGAAAAATTAGTTTTGAATTAAGTGGCGATCGCGCTGAAAAAGTAGTAGAATTAGTTAAGGTTGTCCCTAGTAAATGCTCACCCTACGGTTATATGTTTGTTTTAGCTAAATATAAATCCGCTCAAGAAGCTGGGATTACTTGTAATTAA
- a CDS encoding 2TM domain-containing protein, with product MPPRWPRQPDRADPDYRRLDDRMNFAVHVGIFLASNSGLWFVHNIKQADWSWIIWVTGIWGAILLFHLLYIVAIADYSKKSHG from the coding sequence ATGCCTCCTCGCTGGCCTCGTCAACCCGATCGCGCTGATCCTGATTATCGTCGTCTTGATGATCGCATGAATTTTGCGGTTCATGTTGGTATTTTTCTGGCTTCTAATTCTGGTCTGTGGTTTGTCCACAATATTAAACAAGCGGACTGGAGTTGGATTATTTGGGTTACGGGTATTTGGGGGGCAATTTTACTGTTTCATCTGCTATATATTGTAGCGATCGCTGATTATTCTAAGAAATCCCATGGCTAA